From a region of the Flavobacterium branchiarum genome:
- the hpf gene encoding ribosome hibernation-promoting factor, HPF/YfiA family translates to MKVSINAVNFAIDRKLVDFVQDRMDKLEKYYDRVVSVDVFLKVEKTSDKENKIAEIKINVPGDDFLVKKQCKTFEEAVELSAESLERLLIKRKEKIRTHI, encoded by the coding sequence ATGAAGGTAAGTATTAATGCGGTTAACTTCGCTATTGACAGAAAATTGGTAGATTTCGTTCAAGACAGAATGGATAAGTTGGAAAAGTATTATGATAGAGTTGTGTCAGTGGATGTTTTTTTAAAAGTTGAAAAAACTAGCGATAAAGAGAATAAGATTGCTGAGATAAAAATTAATGTTCCGGGTGATGATTTTTTGGTAAAAAAGCAGTGTAAAACCTTTGAGGAGGCGGTTGAGCTTTCTGCTGAATCTCTAGAGAGATTGTTGATTAAGAGGAAAGAAAAAATAAGAACGCATATTTAA
- the rpsU gene encoding 30S ribosomal protein S21: MLIIPIKDGENIDRALKRYKRKFDKTGTVRQLRARTAFIKPSVKNRIKIQKAAYIQNMKDNLES; this comes from the coding sequence ATGTTAATTATACCAATTAAAGACGGAGAAAATATCGATAGAGCATTAAAGCGCTATAAGAGAAAATTTGATAAAACAGGAACTGTTCGTCAGTTAAGAGCACGTACTGCTTTTATTAAGCCATCTGTCAAAAATAGAATCAAAATTCAAAAAGCTGCTTACATTCAAAACATGAAAGACAACTTAGAAAGTTAG
- a CDS encoding acyl-CoA dehydrogenase family protein, which translates to MNFDYNETQSMIAQSIKEFAEKNIRPYIMEWDEAQTFPIPLFKELGAMGFMGVLVPEEYGGSGLGYHEYITIIEEISKVDPSIGLSVAAHNSLCTNHILTFGNEEQKKKWIPKLATAEHIGAWGLTEHNTGSDAGGMNTTAVKDGDFWVVNGAKNFITHAISGDIAVVIVRTGEKGDSKGMTAFVFEKGMPGFSSGKKENKLGMRASETAELVFDNCRVPDANRLGEVGQGFVQAMKILDGGRISIGALSLGIAKGAYEAALKYSKERYQFGQPISSFQGISFKLADMATEIEASELLLHKAAFLKQQHKPVTTLGAMAKMYSSEVCVKVANEAVQIHGGYGYTKDFPVEKFYRDSKLCTIGEGTTEIQKLVISRNILKD; encoded by the coding sequence ATGAATTTTGATTATAACGAAACGCAATCTATGATTGCTCAGTCCATAAAAGAATTTGCTGAAAAAAATATCCGCCCATATATAATGGAGTGGGATGAAGCGCAAACATTTCCAATTCCACTCTTCAAAGAATTAGGTGCAATGGGTTTTATGGGAGTGTTAGTTCCCGAAGAATATGGAGGATCAGGACTGGGATATCATGAATATATAACCATTATTGAGGAAATTTCAAAAGTAGATCCTTCAATTGGATTGTCGGTTGCGGCTCATAATTCATTATGTACAAATCATATTTTAACTTTTGGTAACGAAGAGCAAAAGAAAAAGTGGATTCCTAAATTAGCAACAGCAGAACATATTGGGGCATGGGGATTAACTGAGCATAATACAGGTTCAGATGCAGGAGGTATGAATACAACGGCTGTTAAAGATGGCGATTTCTGGGTTGTAAATGGTGCTAAAAATTTTATTACACATGCTATCTCTGGAGATATTGCAGTTGTGATAGTTCGTACTGGTGAAAAGGGAGATTCTAAGGGTATGACTGCTTTTGTTTTTGAAAAAGGAATGCCAGGCTTTTCGTCAGGGAAGAAAGAAAATAAATTAGGGATGCGTGCAAGTGAAACAGCAGAGTTAGTTTTTGATAATTGCCGTGTGCCAGATGCAAATAGATTAGGAGAGGTTGGACAGGGTTTTGTACAAGCAATGAAAATCTTAGATGGTGGACGAATTTCTATTGGGGCATTGTCTCTAGGAATTGCTAAAGGAGCATATGAAGCAGCGTTGAAATACTCAAAAGAAAGATATCAATTCGGGCAACCAATCAGTAGCTTTCAGGGAATTTCATTTAAATTAGCGGATATGGCAACCGAAATCGAGGCTTCTGAACTGTTATTGCATAAAGCTGCATTTTTAAAACAACAGCATAAACCTGTGACTACGTTAGGTGCGATGGCTAAAATGTATTCATCTGAGGTGTGTGTAAAAGTAGCTAATGAGGCAGTTCAAATTCATGGTGGATATGGGTATACAAAAGATTTTCCTGTAGAAAAATTCTATAGAGACTCTAAGTTATGTACTATTGGTGAGGGAACTACAGAAATTCAAAAATTAGTTATTTCAAGAAATATCTTAAAAGACTAA
- a CDS encoding tyrosine-type recombinase/integrase: MKTNKQAFQEHLQLEKKYSLHTLGAYMNDIVSFESFNKLHFDQENIDQVNYSQIRSWVVLLVDSGVSNVSVNRKMASLKAFYKFLLKTKQLEVSPMQKHKALKTPKTIQVPFSEKELVDLMSQLDGNGGFEEVRNKLIVDLFYATGIRRAELIGLLMVNVDLSANTIKVLGKRNKERVIPVLPVVVEQFLLYVKERENVEDIVDKDYFFITKKGLKLNETFVYRLINSYFSKVSEKVKKSPHVLRHTFATHLLNNGADLNSVKELLGHSSLASTQVYTHSSLAALKKVYADAHPRNKQ, from the coding sequence ATGAAAACGAATAAGCAAGCATTTCAGGAACATCTCCAGTTAGAGAAAAAGTATTCTTTACATACGCTGGGTGCTTATATGAATGACATTGTTTCTTTTGAGTCATTTAATAAACTTCATTTTGATCAAGAAAATATTGATCAGGTGAATTATAGTCAAATTAGGTCTTGGGTGGTTTTGCTTGTTGATTCAGGGGTGTCAAATGTTTCTGTAAACCGTAAGATGGCATCTTTGAAGGCTTTTTATAAATTTTTATTGAAGACGAAGCAGCTTGAGGTTAGTCCGATGCAGAAACATAAGGCTTTGAAAACTCCGAAAACAATACAGGTTCCGTTTTCAGAAAAGGAGTTGGTGGATTTGATGAGTCAATTAGACGGGAATGGCGGGTTTGAAGAAGTTAGGAATAAGTTGATAGTTGATTTGTTTTATGCGACGGGTATTCGGAGGGCGGAGTTGATTGGATTGTTGATGGTTAATGTAGATTTGTCTGCGAATACAATTAAGGTTTTGGGTAAGCGTAATAAGGAGCGTGTGATTCCGGTTTTGCCCGTTGTTGTGGAGCAGTTTTTGTTGTATGTAAAAGAACGTGAAAATGTTGAGGATATAGTTGATAAGGATTATTTTTTTATTACTAAAAAAGGGTTAAAATTGAATGAAACCTTTGTTTATCGATTAATAAATTCATACTTTAGTAAAGTCTCTGAAAAGGTAAAGAAAAGTCCGCATGTTCTCCGACATACATTTGCGACTCATTTATTGAATAACGGAGCTGATTTGAATTCAGTAAAGGAATTGTTGGGGCATTCAAGTTTGGCATCTACACAAGTATATACGCATAGTAGTTTAGCGGCTCTTAAAAAAGTGTATGCAGATGCGCATCCAAGAAATAAGCAATAG